The following proteins are encoded in a genomic region of Montipora foliosa isolate CH-2021 chromosome 8, ASM3666993v2, whole genome shotgun sequence:
- the LOC137969002 gene encoding splicing factor 3B subunit 1-like, with translation MATTLVKAPTTYEEIEKQAQLIQAQRSNLQKVDIGEKVRLDNVGYDVDIYGPGGDRFEGYSTDIAPNEQEEDEDDYSTTIMHPSRNSYTAPAALLNEIARSGEHVDPFAQHRQPTVAEREDEYRARRRQMVISPPRNDPFADGGKTPDASSLKHVRTYKDIIQEQDLHRDQAEIFRHLRDQAAAGDLQKTKEAAASKPERKRRRWDQQASGDDTPAKKKSSSWDQAEMATPSASRWDETPGRPKGSETPGVTPHRPGSETPGATPSTRIWESTPGHATPGNVTPGHVTPGHATPSGGVSSARRNRWDETPKTERGETPGHSTPGWAETPRTDRTGAETPGATPTPGSKRRSRWDETPASQMGGTTPVIGTSGVTPAGPAAMQMQTPTPGQMAMTPEQMQAYRWEREIDERNRYLSDDELDSLFPKEGYKILEPPPGYQPIRTPTRKLTATPTPIGGSGFYIQQEDRSAKLVEDQPPGNLPYLKPDDVQYFDKLLVDVDESTLSPEELKERKIMKLLLKIKNGTPPMRKAALRQITDKAREFGAGPLFNQILPLLMSPTLEDQERHLLVKVIDRILYKLDDLVRPFVHKILVVIEPLLIDEDYYARVEGREIISNLAKAAGLATMISTMRPDIDNIDEYVRNTTARAFAVVASALGIPSLLPFLKAVCRSKKSWQARHTGIKIVQQIAILMGCAILPHLRNLVEIIEHGLVDEQQKVRTITALALAALAEAATPYGIESFDSVLKPLWKGIRQHRGKGLAAFLKAIGYLIPLMDAEYANYYTREVMLILIREFQSPDEEMKKIVLKVVKQCCATDGVEAQYIKDEILPDFFKHFWQHRMALDRRNYRQLVDTTVELANKVGASEIINRIVDDLKDENEQYRKMVMETIEKTMGNLGSSDVDSRLEEQLIDGILYAFQEQTQEDIVMLNGFGTVVNALGKRVKPYLPQICGTILWRLNNKSAKVRQQAADLISRIAQVMMTCGEEKLMGHLGVVLYEYLGEEYPEVLGSILGALKAIVNVIGMNKMTPPIKDLLPRLTPILKNRHEKVQENCIDLVGRIADRGAEHVGAREWMRICFELLELLKAHKKAIRRATVNTFGYIAKAIGPQDVLATLLNNLKVQERQNRVCTTVAIAIVAETCSPFTVLPALMNEYRVPELNVQNGVLKSLSFLFEYIGEMGKDYIYAVTPLLEDALMDRDLVHRQTACAAIKHMALGVAGFGCEDALTHLVNYVWPNIFETSPHVINAVMESIEGMRVALGPSRVLHYCLQGMFHPARKVRDVYWKIYNSLYIGSQDALVSAYPTAPSDEKNNFSRAELTYFL, from the exons ATGGCCACCACTTTAGTGAAGGCTCCAACTACTTACGAAG AAATCGAAAAGCAAGCTCAGCTGATACAAGCCCAAAGATCTAATTTACAAAAAGTTGACATTGGCGAAAAG gTCAGGTTGGATAATGTTGGTTACGATGTGGACATTTATGGCCCAGGTGGTGATAG ATTTGAAGGGTATTCTACTGATATTGCCCCCAATGAACAAGAGGAG GATGAAGATGATTACTCAACAACCATCATGCACCCTTCAAGAAACAGTTATACTGCTCCTGCTGCACTTTTGAATGAAATTGCTCGTTCTGGAGAACAT GTGGACCCATTTGCACAACACAGACAGCCAACCGTTGCAGAGAGAGAGGATGAGTACAGAGCAAGAAGGCGGCAGATGGTCATATCACCTCCTAGGAATGACCCCTTTGCAGATG GTGGGAAAACTCCTGATGCTTCTTCATTAAAACATGTAAGAACCTACAAAGACATCATTCAAGAGCAGGATCTGCATAGAGATCAG GCAGAGATATTTCGTCATCTGAGAGATCAGGCAGCAGCTGGAGATTTACAGAAGACCAAGGAAGCTGCAGCTTCTAAACCAG AGAGGAAGCGACGCCGGTGGGATCAACAAGCATCTGGGGATGACACGCCAGCCAAGAAGAAGTCCAGTAGTTGGGATCAAGCTGAG ATGGCAACCCCTTCTGCTAGTCGATGGGATGAGACTCCTGGTCGTCCAAAAGGTTCAGAGACTCCAGGGGTAACTCCCCACAGGCCTGGGTCTGAGACTCCAGGGGCAACCCCAAGTACAAGGATTTGGGAGTCCACACCCGGTCATGCGACCCCTGGGAATGTAACCCCTGGTCATGTGACCCCTGGGCATGCCACACCCAGTGGAG GTGTATCATCAGCAAGAAGGAATCGCTGGGATGAAACTCCAAAAACGGAGAGAG GTGAAACTCCAGGTCATTCCACACCTGGCTGGGCAGAGACACCTAGAACAGACCGTACTGGGGCTGAGACCCCTGGGGCCACGCCCACTCCAGGCAGCAAGAGGCGGTCCAGATGGGATGAGACACCTGCTAGTCAAATGGGTGGCACAACCCCTGTTATTGGCACTAGTGGTGTGACACCTGCAGGACCTGCTGCCATGCAGATGCAGACCCCTACCCCAGGTCAGATGGCCATGACACCCGAACAGATGCAGGCATATCGCTGGGAGAGGGAGATTGATGAAAGAAACAGATACCTGTCTGACGATGAACTGGACTCTCTTTTCCCCAAGGAAGGATATAAG attcttGAACCACCTCCTGGATACCAGCCCATCAGAACTCCAACACGTAAGCTGACAGCAACACCGACTCCAATAGGTGGAAGTGGCTTTTACATTCAA CAAGAAGACAGATCAGCCAAACTTGTTGAAGACCAACCTCCTGGAAATTTGCCATATTTGAAACCTGATGATGTGCAGTACTTTGACAAGCTGTTG GTGGATGTTGATGAAAGCACATTGAGTCCAGAAGAGCTGAAGGAGAGAAAGATCATGAAACTGCTTTTGAAGATTAAGAATGGTACCCCACCCATGAGAAAAGCAGCCCTGAGACAGATAACAGACAAAGCTCGTGAATTTGGTGCAGGGCCATTGTTTAATCAGATCCTCCCTCTTCTCATGTCACCCACATTGGAAGATCAG GAACGTCACTTGTTGGTCAAAGTTATTGATCGCATCTTGTACAAGCTTGATGATCTTGTTCGTCCATTTGTTCACAAG ATCCTAGTGGTTATTGAGCCACTGTTGATTGATGAAGATTACTATGCAAGAGTGGAAGGacgtgaaattatttccaacTTAGCCAAG GCTGCTGGTTTGGCGACCATGATCTCAACCATGAGACCTGATATTGACAACATTGATGAGTATGTCAGAAACACTACAGCAAG agccTTTGCAGTTGTTGCCTCTGCCCTTGGCATTCCTTCGTTGCTACCTTTCTTGAAGGCAGTTTGTCGCAGTAAGAAATCATGGCAGGCGAGGCATACTGGAATCAAAATCGTGCAGCAGATCGCTATTCTGATGGGCTGTGCCATTTTGCCACACTTGAGGAACTTGGTGGAAATTATTGAGCATG GTTTGGTTGATGAACAGCAGAAGGTGCGAACCATTACAGCTCTTGCCTTGGCAGCTCTTGCTGAAGCAGCAACTCCCTATGGTATTGAATCTTTTGACAGTGTGCTGAAGCCATTGTGGAAAGGTATCAGACAGCACAGAGGAAAG GGTCTTGCTGCCTTTCTGAAAGCCATTGGGTACCTTATTCCACTGATGGACGCTGAGTATGCCAACTACTACACTAGAGAAGTGATGTTGATCTTGATTCGTGAGTTTCAGAGTCCTGATGAAGAAATGAAGAAGATTGTGCTGAAG GTAGTAAAGCAGTGCTGTGCAACAGATGGTGTGGAAGCTCAATATATCAAGGATGAAATTTTACCAGATTTCTTCAAGCATTTCTGGCAACACAGGATGGCTCTGGACAGACGAAACTACAGGCAG CTTGTTGACACCACAGTGGAATTGGCCAACAAAGTTGGGGCATCAGAGATCATCAACAGAATCGTGGACGACTTGAAAGATGAGAATGAGCAGTACAGGAAAATGGTGATGGAAACCATTGAAAAG ACAATGGGTAACCTTGGCTCATCTGATGTAGATTCAAGACTGGAGGAACAGCTCATTGACGGCATCCTTTATGCCTTCCAAGAACAGACACAAGAG GATATTGTGATGCTGAATGGTTTTGGTACGGTGGTAAATGCTCTTGGTAAGCGAGTGAAGCCATACTTACCTCAGATCTGTGGTACTATCCTGTGGAGGTTGAACAACAAGTCTGCAAAGGTCAGACAGCAGGCTGCTGATCTCATATCAAGGATTGCTCAGGTCATGATGACCTGTGGGGAG GAAAAGCTAATGGGTCACTTGGGAGTGGTGTTGTATGAGTACCTTGGAGAGGAGTATCCTGAAGTTCTGGGGAGCATCCTGGGTGCCCTTAAG GCCATTGTAAATGTCATTGGTATGAACAAGATGACTCCACCCATCAAGGATTTACTGCCAAGGCTGACACCCATTCTAAAGAACAG gcACGAGAAGGTACAAGAGAATTGCATTGATCTCGTGGGTAGAATTGCCGACAGAGGAGCAGAGCATGTAGGAGCGCGAGAGTGGATGCGAATCTGTTTCGAGCTGCTTGAACTCTTGAAGGCACACAAAAAGGCCATTAGAAGAGCCACTGTCAACACCTTTGGTTATATTGCGAAGGCTATTGG TCCTCAGGATGTTCTGGCTACTCTTCTCAACAATCTTAAAGTACAGGAGCGTCAGAACAGAGTGTGTACTACAGTAGCCATTGCTATTGTGGCAGAGACGTGCTCTCCATTCACCGTCCTTCCTGCGCTCATGAACGAGTACCGCGTACCGGAACTGAATGTGCAAAATGGTGTCCTCAAGTCTCTGTCTTTCTTGTTTGAGTACATTGGAGAAATGGGAAAAGATTATATCTACGCTGTAACACCTCTGCTGGAAGACGCACTTATGGACAG GGACTTGGTTCACCGACAGACTGCCTGCGCAGCCATCAAGCACATGGCTTTGGGCGTGGCCGGGTTTGGCTGTGAAGATGCTCTTACTCATCTCGTTAACTACGTGTGGCCCAACATCTTTGAAACCTCGCCTCATGTTATCAACGCTGTCATGGAGTCTATCGAGGGAATGAGAGTGGCTTTAGGTCCAAGTAGAGTCCTTCATTACTGTTTGCAG GGTATGTTCCATCCCGCGCGGAAAGTCAGAGATGTCTACTGGAAGATCTACAACAGCTTGTACATCGGATCTCAG